In the Streptomyces sp. f51 genome, one interval contains:
- a CDS encoding 3' terminal RNA ribose 2'-O-methyltransferase Hen1, with amino-acid sequence MFLTISTTGTPERPATDLGFLLHKHPDNAQRFSTSYGTAHVLYPEATAERCTAALLLEVDPVALVRRGKGKGRGGAPDAALAQYVNDRPYAASSLLVVALSAVFSSAMKGQCAARPGLPAEARPLRVEVPALPARGGAGVVRALFEPLGWTVTAEPVPLDERFPEWGDSRYVRLELEAEGLTVAEALRHLYVLLPVLDDAKHYWVSSDEVDKLLRAGEGWLPGHPEQKLITSRYLSRRWSLTREAMERLELARLAETDDIAVEQIDNAVDEETDTEEKPVPLAVLRRDAILAALHAAGASRVLDLGCGQGQLVQAMLKDTRFTEIVGVDVSIRALTIASRRLKLDRMGERQAARVQLLQGSLAYTDRRLKGYDAAVLSEVIEHLDLPRLPALEYAVFGSARPRTVLVTTPNVEYNVRWETLPAGHSRHGDHRFEWTREEFRAWARKVAERHGYDVEFTPVGLDDPEVGPPTQMAVFTLATNATGTTGTPNAKEEKAA; translated from the coding sequence GCTCTACCCCGAGGCGACCGCCGAGCGGTGCACCGCGGCCCTGCTGCTCGAGGTCGACCCGGTGGCGCTGGTCAGGCGCGGCAAGGGGAAGGGGCGCGGCGGGGCTCCCGACGCGGCCCTCGCCCAGTACGTCAACGACCGCCCGTACGCCGCGTCCTCGCTGCTCGTCGTGGCGCTGAGCGCCGTCTTCTCCAGCGCGATGAAGGGCCAGTGCGCGGCCAGGCCCGGGCTTCCGGCCGAGGCCAGACCGCTGCGCGTCGAGGTCCCCGCCCTGCCCGCGCGCGGCGGCGCCGGTGTCGTGCGCGCGCTCTTCGAACCGCTGGGCTGGACGGTGACGGCCGAGCCCGTGCCGCTCGACGAGCGCTTCCCGGAGTGGGGCGACTCCCGCTACGTACGCCTGGAACTGGAAGCCGAGGGGCTGACGGTCGCCGAGGCACTGCGCCACCTCTATGTGCTGCTCCCCGTCCTCGACGACGCCAAGCACTACTGGGTGTCCTCCGACGAGGTCGACAAGCTGCTGCGCGCGGGCGAGGGCTGGCTGCCGGGGCACCCGGAGCAGAAGCTGATCACCAGCCGCTATCTCTCCCGGCGCTGGTCGCTGACCCGGGAGGCCATGGAGCGGCTCGAACTCGCGCGGCTCGCCGAGACCGACGACATCGCCGTCGAGCAGATCGACAACGCCGTCGACGAGGAGACCGACACCGAGGAGAAGCCGGTGCCGCTCGCCGTGCTGCGCCGCGACGCGATCCTCGCCGCGCTGCACGCGGCCGGCGCGAGCCGCGTCCTCGATCTCGGCTGCGGACAGGGCCAGTTGGTGCAGGCCATGCTCAAGGACACGCGGTTCACCGAGATCGTCGGGGTCGACGTGTCGATACGGGCGCTCACCATCGCCTCGCGCCGCCTCAAGCTCGACCGCATGGGCGAGCGGCAGGCCGCCCGCGTCCAGCTCCTCCAAGGGTCGCTCGCCTACACCGACCGCCGTCTCAAGGGCTACGACGCCGCCGTGCTCAGCGAGGTGATCGAACACCTCGACCTGCCCCGGCTGCCCGCCCTGGAGTACGCGGTGTTCGGCTCCGCCCGCCCGCGGACCGTCCTCGTGACGACCCCGAACGTCGAGTACAACGTCCGCTGGGAGACCCTGCCGGCCGGACACTCCCGGCACGGCGACCACCGCTTCGAGTGGACCCGCGAGGAGTTCCGCGCCTGGGCCCGCAAGGTCGCCGAACGGCACGGCTACGACGTGGAGTTCACCCCCGTCGGCCTCGACGACCCCGAGGTCGGACCGCCCACCCAGATGGCCGTCTTCACCCTGGCCACGAACGCGACCGGCACGACCGGCACCCCGAACGCGAAGGAGGAGAAGGCCGCATGA
- a CDS encoding polynucleotide kinase-phosphatase has translation MSERHDQGRVLPVTDLSLVVLIGASGSGKSTFARRHFKPTEVISSDFCRGLVADDENDQSASGDAFDVLHYIAGKRLAAGRRTVVDATSVQQDSRRQLIELARKHDVLPIAVVLDVPEEVCAERNAARTDRAGMPRRVIQRHIRELRRSLRSLEREGFRKVHVLRGVDDVENASVVTEKRFNDLTHLLGPFDIVGDIHGCASELETLLGKLGYVDGAHPEGRTAVFVGDLVDRGPDSPGVLRRVMSMVASGDALCVPGNHENKLGRYLKGRQVQHTHGLAETIEQMDRESEEFRASVREFVDGLVSHYVLDGGRLVVCHAGLPEKYHGRTSGRVRSHALYGDTTGETDEFGLPVRYPWAEDYRGRAAVVYGHTPVPNATWLNNTICLDTGAVFGGKLSALRWPERELVDVPAERVWYEPAKPLGTEAPGGHEGRPLDLADVHGRRAVETRYAGRVAVREENAAAALEVMSRFAVDPRLLPYLPPTMAPTATSHIEGYLEHPAEAFAQYREDGVARVVCEEKHMGSRAVALVCRDADAARERFGVDGPTGSLYTRTGRPFFDDPAVTEEVLGRVRAAATEAGLWEELDTDWVLLDAELMPWSLKASGLLRSQYAAVGAASGAVFPGVLTALEGVAARGIDVAELLTRQRERAVDAQAFTEAYRRYCWTTDGLEGVRLAPFQILAVQGRSLAGLPHDEQLALIDRLVENDGSGLLHTTRRLFVDTGDPESVRAGVDWWLEMTGRGGEGMVVKPVGAVVRGENGRLAQPGIKCRGREYLRIIYGPEYTRPENLARLRGRFLNHKRSLAIREYALGLEALDRLAEGEPLWRVHEAVFGVLALESEPVDPRL, from the coding sequence ATGAGCGAGCGACACGACCAGGGGCGCGTCCTGCCCGTCACCGACCTCTCCCTCGTGGTGCTGATCGGCGCCTCGGGTTCGGGCAAGTCCACCTTCGCCCGGCGCCACTTCAAGCCGACGGAGGTCATCTCCAGCGACTTCTGCCGGGGACTGGTCGCCGACGACGAGAACGACCAGAGCGCCAGCGGCGACGCCTTCGACGTCCTGCACTACATCGCGGGCAAGCGGCTCGCGGCCGGACGCCGGACCGTCGTCGACGCCACCAGCGTCCAGCAGGACAGCCGCCGCCAGCTGATCGAACTGGCCCGCAAGCACGACGTGCTGCCGATCGCCGTCGTGCTCGACGTGCCCGAGGAGGTCTGCGCCGAGCGCAACGCGGCACGCACCGACCGGGCCGGGATGCCCCGCCGTGTGATCCAGCGCCACATCCGCGAACTGCGGCGCTCCCTGCGCTCCTTGGAGCGGGAGGGCTTCCGCAAGGTGCACGTCCTGCGCGGTGTGGACGACGTCGAGAACGCGTCGGTCGTGACCGAGAAGCGGTTCAACGACCTGACCCACCTCCTCGGCCCCTTCGACATCGTCGGCGACATCCACGGCTGCGCCTCCGAGCTGGAGACCCTGCTCGGCAAGCTCGGCTACGTCGACGGAGCGCACCCCGAGGGCCGTACGGCCGTCTTCGTGGGCGACCTCGTCGACCGCGGCCCCGACTCGCCCGGCGTGCTGCGCCGCGTGATGTCCATGGTCGCCTCGGGTGATGCCCTGTGCGTGCCCGGCAACCACGAGAACAAGCTCGGCCGGTACCTCAAGGGCCGCCAGGTCCAGCACACGCACGGACTCGCCGAGACCATCGAGCAGATGGACCGGGAGAGCGAGGAATTCCGCGCCTCGGTGAGGGAGTTCGTCGACGGGCTGGTGAGCCACTACGTCCTCGACGGCGGGCGTCTCGTCGTCTGCCACGCCGGCCTGCCCGAGAAGTACCACGGCCGCACCTCGGGACGGGTGCGCTCGCACGCGCTGTACGGCGACACCACGGGGGAGACCGACGAGTTCGGGCTGCCCGTGCGCTACCCGTGGGCGGAGGACTACCGGGGCCGCGCCGCGGTCGTCTACGGGCACACCCCGGTCCCCAACGCCACCTGGCTCAACAACACCATCTGCCTGGACACCGGCGCCGTGTTCGGCGGCAAGCTCAGCGCCCTGCGCTGGCCGGAGCGCGAGCTCGTCGACGTACCCGCCGAACGGGTCTGGTACGAGCCGGCCAAGCCGCTGGGCACCGAGGCGCCGGGCGGCCACGAGGGCCGTCCGCTGGACCTCGCGGACGTGCACGGCCGCAGGGCAGTCGAGACCCGGTACGCGGGACGGGTGGCCGTCCGCGAGGAGAACGCGGCGGCCGCGCTGGAGGTCATGAGCCGTTTCGCGGTGGACCCCCGGCTGCTCCCGTACCTCCCGCCGACCATGGCGCCGACCGCGACCTCGCACATCGAGGGCTACTTGGAGCACCCCGCCGAGGCGTTCGCCCAGTACCGGGAGGACGGGGTCGCGCGGGTCGTGTGCGAGGAGAAGCACATGGGGTCGCGCGCGGTGGCCCTGGTCTGCCGGGACGCGGACGCGGCGCGCGAGCGGTTCGGCGTCGACGGCCCCACCGGGTCGCTGTACACCCGTACCGGCCGCCCCTTCTTCGACGACCCCGCCGTCACCGAGGAGGTGCTCGGCCGGGTGCGCGCCGCCGCGACCGAGGCCGGACTGTGGGAGGAGCTGGACACCGACTGGGTGCTGCTGGACGCCGAGTTGATGCCGTGGTCGCTGAAGGCGTCCGGGCTGCTGCGCAGTCAGTACGCCGCTGTCGGCGCCGCGTCCGGGGCGGTGTTCCCCGGGGTGCTGACCGCGCTCGAAGGGGTCGCGGCGCGGGGCATCGACGTCGCGGAGCTGCTGACGCGCCAGCGTGAACGGGCCGTGGACGCGCAGGCGTTCACGGAGGCGTACCGACGCTACTGCTGGACGACGGACGGCCTCGAAGGCGTCCGCCTCGCACCGTTCCAGATCCTGGCCGTCCAGGGCCGGAGCCTCGCCGGGCTGCCGCACGACGAGCAGCTCGCCCTGATCGACCGGCTCGTGGAGAACGACGGGAGCGGGCTGCTGCACACCACCCGGCGGCTCTTCGTCGACACCGGCGACCCGGAGTCGGTGCGGGCCGGGGTCGACTGGTGGCTGGAGATGACCGGACGCGGCGGCGAGGGCATGGTCGTGAAGCCGGTCGGCGCGGTGGTACGCGGTGAGAACGGGCGGCTGGCGCAGCCCGGCATCAAGTGCCGGGGTCGCGAGTACCTGCGGATCATCTACGGCCCCGAGTACACGCGCCCGGAGAACCTGGCCCGGCTGCGCGGCCGCTTCCTGAACCACAAGCGGTCCCTGGCGATCCGCGAGTACGCGCTCGGCCTCGAAGCCCTGGACCGCCTGGCCGAGGGTGAACCCCTCTGGCGCGTCCACGAGGCGGTCTTCGGAGTCCTGGCCCTGGAATCCGAACCAGTGGACCCCCGCCTGTAA